Proteins from a single region of Kluyveromyces lactis strain NRRL Y-1140 chromosome C complete sequence:
- a CDS encoding OPA3 family protein (conserved hypothetical protein): MSAIALKLGALLVRQVTRPMANVLKRQAKEHAVFKEICIGLAQKMHVADVVLRSKLTPTKFSKTIRPLNDTKAVENGATLLSEGFVFGVTGSVVVWETLRQRQKELDRREQVTQDIAFLQSEIEELRSTTKTQSDQIKSCQSLKEELKLIQSKLSSHK, translated from the coding sequence ATGAGTGCTATAGCATTGAAACTGGGTGCGTTGCTTGTACGGCAGGTTACACGACCAATGGCAAACGTGCTGAAGCGGCAAGCAAAAGAGCATGCTGTATTCAAGGAAATTTGCATCGGTTTGGCCCAGAAAATGCACGTTGCAGATGTTGTGTTGAGAAGCAAACTGACGCCAACTaagttttccaaaacgATTCGTCCGTTGAACGATACGAAAGCTGTTGAAAATGGTGCAACGTTGCTCAGCGAAGGCTTTGTATTTGGTGTTACGGGTAGTGTTGTAGTGTGGGAGACTTTAAGACAGCGTCAAAAGGAGCTGGATAGACGTGAACAGGTCACTCAAGATATTGCTTTTTTACAATCGGAAATCGAAGAACTGAGATCAACGACTAAGACCCAAAGCGACCAAATAAAATCATGTCAAAGTCTTAAGGAAGAACTAAAATTAATTCAGTCAAAACTCTCCTCACATAAatga
- the HTZ1 gene encoding histone H2AZ (similar to uniprot|Q12692 Saccharomyces cerevisiae YOL012C HTZ1 Histone variant H2AZ exchanged for histone H2A in nucleosomes by the SWR1 complex involved in transcriptional regulation through prevention of the spread of silent heterochromatin), translating into MSGKVHGGKGKSGAKDSGSLKSQSHSARAGLQFPVGRVKRYLKRNAAGRTRVGSKAAIYLTAVLEYLTAEVLELAGNAAKDLKVKRITPRHLQLAIRGDDELDSLIRATIASGGVLPHINKALLLKVEKKHK; encoded by the coding sequence ATGTCAGGAAAAGTACACGGTGGAAAGGGTAAGTCGGGAGCCAAAGACAGTGGTTCATTGAAATCACAATCACATTCTGCTAGAGCTGGTCTTCAGTTTCCGGTTGGGAGAGTGAAGCGttatttgaagagaaaTGCTGCTGGAAGAACCCGTGTTGGGTCCAAGGCTGCTATTTACTTGACTGCTGTTCTTGAGTATTTGACTGCTGAAGTTTTGGAATTGGCTGGTAACGCTGctaaagatttgaaggtGAAGAGAATTACCCCAAGACATTTACAACTTGCTATCAGaggtgatgatgaattagaCTCCTTGATCAGAGCCACTATCGCTTCTGGTGGTGTTCTACCTCATATCAACAAGGctttgttgttgaaagtGGAAAAGAAGCATAAATGA
- the PLB3 gene encoding lysophospholipase (uniprot|O59863 Kluyveromyces lactis KLLA0C05940g PLB Lysophospholipase precursor), with protein MWFLNSVNLLFLVCSVALHLDAVNAWSPTNGYAPGVVDCDENINLVRKADAVSDDEADWLKVRHESTVPALKDFLQRGFKGFTNDTSIIDKLLATQDTAPKVAIACSGGGYRAMLSGAGMISAMDNRTDGANDHGLGGLLQSSTYLAGLSGGNWLVGTLAYNNWTSVQAIINNMTDDNSIWDISNSIVNPGGINIFSSISRWDDISDAVEEKKKAGFNTSITDVWGRALSYNFFPSLDEGGVGYTWNTLRDVDVFKNGEMPFPISVAVGRYPGTQVVNLNATVFEFNPFEMGSWDYTLHTFTDVRYAGTNVTNGTPNVTGKCVAGFDNTGFVMGTSSSLFNQFLLQLNTTDLPSFLYNLLHGFLTDASDDYDDISIWAPNPFYEITNIPSNYSQSISEDDTLYLVDGGEDGQNIPLTPLLQTEREIDVIFALDNSADTDQSWPDGFSLTQTYARQFGLQGKGIAFPYVPDVNTFTNLGLNTRPTFFGCDARNLTDLESIPPLVVYMPNTRESFNSNTSTFKMSYSTSERFKMIQNGFEAVTMKNLTKDENFMGCISCAILRRKQESLNYTLPSECDACFEKYCWNGTVDATTPISSTTSSSASSTSTSDSGNKENSARILAPRSTLSLLIGGLASVFISF; from the coding sequence ATGTGGTTTTTGAACTCAGTTAATCTGTTGTTTCTGGTATGTTCGGTTGCCCTACATCTAGATGCCGTTAACGCATGGTCTCCGACAAATGGTTACGCTCCTGGTGTGGTCGATTGTGATGAGAATATAAACTTGGTTAGAAAAGCTGATGCTGTttcagatgatgaagcGGATTGGTTGAAAGTTAGACACGAATCTACTGTACCAGCTTTGAAGGACTTCTTGCAGCGTGGTTTTAAGGGTTTTACCAATGACACCTCAATCATTGATAAACTGTTAGCGACCCAAGACACTGCTCCCAAGGTTGCTATTGCCTGCTCTGGTGGTGGTTATAGAGCAATGTTGAGCGGTGCTGGTATGATTTCTGCCATGGATAATAGAACTGACGGTGCAAATGATCATGGTTTGGGTGGGTTATTACAAAGTTCAACTTATTTGGCTGGTTTGTCTGGTGGTAACTGGCTCGTTGGGACTTTGGCCTACAATAACTGGACTTCTGTTCAAGCAATTATCAACAACATGACTGACGATAATAGTATTTGGGATATTAGTAATTCTATCGTCAATCCTGGCGGTATCAACATTTTTTCCAGTATTTCTCGTTGGGATGACATCTCAGACGCAGtggaagagaaaaaaaaagccGGCTTCAACACATCTATAACTGATGTATGGGGCCGCGCCCTATCTTACAATTTCTTCCCATCATTGGACGAAGGTGGTGTGGGTTATACGTGGAATACCTTGAGagatgttgatgtttttaAAAATGGTGAAATGCCTTTCCCTATTTCAGTAGCTGTTGGTAGATATCCCGGTACTCAGGTTGTCAATTTGAATGCAACTGTCTTTGAATTTAATCCATTTGAAATGGGCTCCTGGGATTACACCTTACATACTTTCACCGATGTTAGATATGCTGGTACCAATGTTACTAATGGTACTCCAAACGTAACAGGAAAATGTGTTGCAGGCTTCGATAATACAGGTTTTGTTATGGGTACGTCCTCCTCCTTGTTTAACCAATTTTTATTACAACTTAACACTACTGATTTGCCATCTTTCTTGTACAACTTACTTCACGGATTCTTGACTGATGCTTCTGATGATTACGATGACATCTCGATTTGGGCACCAAACCCGTTCTACGAAATCACGAACATACCTTCTAATTATTCCCAATCCATCAGTGAAGATGATACATTGTATTTAGTGGATGGTGGTGAAGATGGGCAAAATATCCCATTGACACCATTGCTGCAAACTGAGCGGGAAATCGATGTTATCTTTGCTTTGGATAACAGTGCAGACACGGATCAATCTTGGCCTGACGGATTTTCATTGACTCAGACTTACGCTCGTCAATTTGGTCTGCAAGGGAAAGGCATTGCCTTCCCTTATGTTCCAGATGTGAACACTTTCACCAATCTTGGATTAAATACAAGACCTACCTTCTTTGGGTGCGATGCAAGAAATTTGACTGATCTAGAATCAATTCCACCTTTAGTAGTTTATATGCCAAACACAAGGGAGTCCTTCAACAGTAACACATCTACGTTTAAAATGTCGTACTCCACTTCCGAAAGGTTTAAGATGATCCAAAACGGTTTCGAAGCTGTCACCATGAAAAATCTCACTAAAGATGAGAACTTTATGGGGTGTATCTCATGCGCCATATTGAGACGGAAACAAGAATCACTAAATTATACACTTCCATCTGAATGTGATGCTTGTTTCGAAAAATACTGCTGGAATGGAACTGTCGATGCCACCACCCCTATCTCAAGCACTACATCCTCCTCTGCAAGTTCCACCTCAACATCTGATTCCGgcaataaagaaaatagtGCCAGAATTTTGGCCCCAAGAAGTACGCTATCTTTGTTGATTGGAGGTTTAGCTAGTGTCTTCATCTCTTTCTAG
- the TAF4 gene encoding Taf4p (similar to uniprot|P50105 Saccharomyces cerevisiae YMR005W TAF4 TFIID subunit (48 kDa) involved in RNA polymerase II transcription initiation potential Cdc28p substrate) produces the protein MAKSPKRKNSEPEDLSSNKRSKSFEFGKVENGLEPSGSDFGSDLPTPFDTMVTEQPLALPKASSPTTNLASPRNSSTPNLKTTSTTSKQSQKAEQKKNAGGSTGSTTASTTKPQQSDPDKLSDALLSAGVDIREEEALLSSTVARTKATGISANNQVPSHPPFLHPKNISDFMKRIASEQNFHQDFNKNTDILGLMSTACELYMRDVITNSLILSIHRRKGVKLNTGRRSEVSRSLRDLALRQKTQEERRVQRRIALGLEKQTTDARLDTEETQYRASNATANLMIAGGNKKKYSWLTAGSKSSSTDLKNQGNVSSAVAARGEMGIKYREAREEPGIVMRDLLLALENRRVGVNNVITKGYARIRD, from the coding sequence ATGGCAAAATCGCccaagagaaagaattctGAACCGGAAgatttatcttcaaataaacGTTCCAAATCATTCGAATTTGGCAAAGTAGAGAACGGGCTGGAACCCAGTGGCTCAGATTTTGGCAGTGATCTGCCTACGCCATTCGATACTATGGTTACAGAACAGCCATTAGCTCTACCTAAAGCATCATCTCCAACTACAAACCTAGCATCTCCGCGAAACTCAAGTACGCCAAATTTGAAGACGACGAGTACGACAAGCAAACAATCACAGAAAGCagaacagaagaagaatgcCGGGGGTTCAACAGGTAGTACGACTGCCTCAACTACAAAACCACAGCAAAGTGATCCAGACAAGCTTAGTGATGCTTTGTTATCGGCCGGTGTTGATATAAGAGAGGAAGAGGCATTGCTAAGTAGCACAGTTGCTAGAACAAAAGCAACCGGTATTTCAGCAAATAACCAGGTCCCATCTCATCCTCCATTCCTACATCCTAAGAACATTTCAGATTtcatgaaaagaattgCATCAGAACAAAACTTTCatcaagatttcaataaaaacACTGATATACTCGGATTAATGTCTACTGCATGTGAACTTTACATGAGGGACGTGATAACGAACTCTTTAATCCTATCCATACATAGACGGAAAGGTGTTAAACTAAACACGGGAAGGAGGAGTGAAGTGAGTCGTTCTTTGAGGGATTTAGCATTAAGACAAAAGActcaagaagaaagaagagtacAGAGAAGAATAGCACTCGGTTTagaaaaacaaacaacGGATGCTAGGTTAGATACTGAAGAGACTCAATATCGTGCATCAAATGCAACTGCCAATTTGATGATTGCAGGGggtaacaaaaaaaaatatagtTGGTTGACCGCTGGATCCAAGTCCAGCTCGACAGACCTAAAAAATCAGGGAAATGTTTCATCTGCTGTTGCAGCAAGGGGTGAAATGGGTATCAAATATAGAGAAGCAAGAGAAGAACCTGGCATCGTTATGAGGGACCTTCTTTTAGCTTTAGAAAATAGGCGAGTAGGAGTTAATAATGTTATCACTAAAGGATATGCTAGAATCAGAGACTAG
- the RCL1 gene encoding rRNA-processing endoribonuclease (highly similar to uniprot|Q08096 Saccharomyces cerevisiae YOL010W RCL1 RNA terminal phosphate cyclase-like protein involved in rRNA processing at sites A0 A1 and A2 does not possess detectable RNA cyclase activity) — MSSSSRYVTFEGSRNFRLRVVMATLSGKAIKIEKIRSDDLNPGLKDYEVSFLRLMEAVTNGSSIEISYTGTTVIFRPGIITGGSYTHQCPNSKPVGYFAEPMLYLAPFSKKKFSILFRGITSSHNDAGIDAIKWGLMPIMEKFGVRECALHTLKRGSPPLGGGEVHLVVDSLIAQPITMHALDKTMISSIRGVSYSTRVSPSLVNRMIDGAKKVLKSASCEVNITADVWRGENSGKSPGWGLTLVAENKQGWRIFSEAIGDAGDVPEDIGASVAYHLLEEISKSGVVGRNQLPLTILYMIIGKEDIGRLRITKDQIDERFVWLLRDIKKVFGTEILLKPVDDNTTDLIATIKGIGFTNTNKKIA; from the coding sequence ATGTCATCCTCTTCCAGATACGTAACCTTTGAAGGTTCACGGAACTTTCGTTTACGAGTAGTAATGGCTACATTGTCAGGAAAAGCTATAAAGATAGAAAAGATACGTTCTGATGACCTAAATCCGGGTTTAAAAGATTACGAAGTCTCTTTTCTAAGATTGATGGAAGCGGTAACGAATGGTAGTTCAATAGAAATTTCATACACTGGTACCACCGTCATCTTCAGACCAGGAATAATTACTGGTGGTTCATACACACATCAATGTCCGAACAGTAAACCTGTGGGCTATTTTGCCGAGCCAATGTTGTATTTAGCCCCCttctcaaagaagaaattctCAATCCTATTCCGTGGTATAACATCTTCACATAATGATGCTGGAATAGATGCGATAAAATGGGGGTTGATGCCGATTATGGAAAAATTTGGCGTCAGGGAATGTGCATTACATACTTTGAAGAGAGGTTCACCTCCTTTAGGTGGTGGTGAAGTACACCTTGTTGTGGATTCATTGATTGCACAACCGATTACAATGCACGCCTTGGATAAAACAATGATTTCAAGTATAAGAGGTGTTTCATACTCCACAAGAGTCAGTCCCTCCCTTGTAAATAGAATGATTGATGGTGCGAAAAAAGTTCTTAAATCTGCTAGTTGTGAAGTAAATATAACTGCAGATGTATGGAGAGGTGAAAACTCAGGTAAAAGTCCAGGTTGGGGTCTAACGCTCGTAGCAGAGAACAAACAAGGATGGAGAATCTTTTCTGAAGCTATCGGTGACGCTGGGGATGTTCCAGAAGATATTGGTGCATCCGTAGCCTATCATCtacttgaagaaataagCAAAAGTGGAGTTGTTGGAAGAAACCAGTTGCCACTTACAATTTTATACATGATCATCGGTAAAGAAGATATCGGAAGACTCAGAATCACTAAGGATCAAATAGATGAAAGATTTGTATGGCTCTTACGggatatcaagaaagttTTCGGTACAGAAATACTCTTGAAGCCAGTGGATGATAACACTACGGATCTAATCGCAACAATCAAGGGTATTGGATTCACAAACACCAATAAGAAAATCGCATAA
- the MVP1 gene encoding Mvp1p (similar to uniprot|P40959 Saccharomyces cerevisiae YMR004W MVP1 Protein required for sorting proteins to the vacuole overproduction of Mvp1p suppresses several dominant VPS1 mutations Mvp1p and Vps1p act in concert to promote membrane traffic to the vacuole), with product MDLEADPWRVNSEENGNNISGSVWEPDNSSVNALKSYSADSLQQEANKRVNDDYLGVNIFSNGDNIVRGTASNVYQNDVLWDRPNIGSTTQETDIRGVNRFQATDTPQYAANDEYKNWVESVRKTYFPLAEDIVSVEEIPEREGLVFKHTNYLVKHLTPLPNTDPSDDRTVVRRYSDFDWLQDVLLRKYPFRMVPELPPKKIGSQNADPLFLAKRRKGLSRFINLVMKHPVLRSDDLVLTFLTVPTDLSGWRKQAHYDTTDEFTDKHISSSFMNLWRKEFSEQWNKADERIDIALDTWVKVTVLIERYEKRMKQVAHERKLLGQILNAIPDTTEALYPQSTATVSQINEGVGLIVEHLNSCADVIERENEEVDSGLSVRFKAFIDVIIALKGLFERYKMMAGNNIPQLQRRVEINQERLNTLESNPDVKGAEYDRVKQSISRDKRSILDQMNRSWLIRECILEEFTIFHETQFLITDCFQRWIEINLRYTNNNVDNWEKICKKLRDMPLQRH from the coding sequence ATGGATTTAGAGGCTGATCCCTGGAGAGTAAATTCTGAAGAAAACGGCAACAATATCAGTGGATCTGTGTGGGAACCTGATAATTCATCTGTTAATGCTTTAAAATCATACTCAGCTGATTCACTACAGCAAGAAGCAAACAAACGTGTGAATGACGATTATCTTGGAGTGAACATATTCAGTAATGGTGATAACATTGTTAGGGGTACCGCTTCCAACGTATATCAAAATGATGTTTTATGGGACCGTCCAAACATTGGAAGTACTACACAAGAGACAGATATTCGAGGCGTGAATCGTTTTCAGGCTACCGACACACCGCAGTATGCTGCAAACGACGAGTATAAGAACTGGGTTGAGTCCGTAAGAAAGACATATTTCCCACTAGCAGAAGATATCGTTAGTGTAGAAGAAATTCCTGAAAGGGAAGGGCTAGTGTTCAAGCACACTAATTATTTGGTCAAGCATCTCACACCTTTGCCAAACACGGATCCCTCGGATGATAGAACAGTGGTGAGAAGGtattctgattttgattgGCTACAAGATGTATTACTAAGAAAATACCCATTTAGAATGGTCCCAGAACTACCTCCAAAAAAGATCGGCTCTCAGAACGCAGACCCTTTATTTTTGGcgaaaagaaggaaaggCTTGAGCCGTTTCATCAATTTGGTTATGAAACATCCTGTCTTGAGAAGTGATGACTTGGTTCTCACATTTTTGACCGTTCCAACAGATCTTTCGGGCTGGAGAAAACAAGCGCATTACGATACAACAGATGAATTTACTGATAAGCatatatcttcttcattcaTGAATTTATGGAGGAAGGAATTTTCCGAACAATGGAATAAAGCAGACgaaagaattgatattGCATTGGATACATGGGTTAAAGTTACTGTTTTAATAGAAAGATACGAGAAAAGGATGAAACAAGTTGCCcatgaaagaaaattatTAGGACAAATCCTTAATGCTATTCCAGACACAACGGAAGCATTGTATCCACAATCCACTGCAACAGTTTCTCAAATAAACGAAGGTGTTGGTTTGATAGTAGAGCATTTGAATTCATGTGCAGATGTCatagaaagagaaaacgAGGAAGTCGACAGTGGCCTCTCGGTTAGATTCAAGGCTTTCATTGACGTTATTATAGCGTTGAAAGGATTGTTTGAGAGATATAAGATGATGGCAGGTAACAATATTCCTCAGTTACAAAGAAGGGTAGAAAtaaatcaagaaagattgAACACTTTGGAAAGCAACCCTGATGTGAAAGGAGCAGAATATGATCGTGTAAAACAGAGCATCTCCAGAGATAAAAGAAGCATACTCGATCAAATGAACCGAAGCTGGTTGATCAGGGAGTGTATATTGGAGGAATTCACAATATTCCATGAAACTCAATTCTTGATTACAGATTGCTTCCAGAGGTGGATTGAAATAAATTTGAGATACACTAATAACAATGTTGACAATTGGGAAAAAATTTGCAAAAAGCTCCGCGATATGCCCCTGCAAAGACACTAA
- the MDM12 gene encoding ERMES complex subunit MDM12 (similar to uniprot|Q92328 Saccharomyces cerevisiae YOL009C MDM12 Required for normal mitochondrial morphology and distribution Mdm12p is a mitochondrial outer membrane protein. An Mdm12p homolog exists in S. Pombe which confers a dominant negative phenotype when expressed in S. cerevisiae): MSVEIDWDNIRGDLSVNQGVKDFLNSRLQEFELPSYVNNLKVTNFDLGTMPPNVILKQMDDPLDEFYSYLLQEGDISKEAAKDKNTDVQLLVELDYKGDMSIELSADLVLNYPSPQFMILPVKLRISDIGMHCLCLLAYLKKQLFISFLCDVSDPLLENDKLQVDPSGPNFMGKRALERISLIRNIKIHTELGQLDQGEGSVLRSVGKLEEFLVDLFRNLIRKEAAWPSWIDLDFTPEDPEDPEEEGRENDLVADSSNDGKDIEMKSGTEETLGAGIQESVQHVSPAVTSIDQESRVNSNTSLEE; the protein is encoded by the coding sequence ATGTCAGTAGAAATTGATTGGGATAATATCCGTGGGGATTTAAGCGTTAATCAAGGTGTGAAGGACTTTTTAAACTCTCGGCTACAAGAGTTTGAACTGCCCAGTTACGTGAATAATCTTAAGGTAACTAATTTCGATTTAGGTACTATGCCTCCAAATGTTATATTAAAACAGATGGATGATCCTTTAGATGAGTTTTATTCTTATCTGTTACAAGAAGgagatatttcaaaagaagctGCGAAGGATAAGAACACTGATGTGCAACTATTAGTGGAACTTGATTATAAAGGTGATATGAGCATTGAATTGTCAGCTGATCTTGTTCTTAATTACCCGAGCCCGCAGTTCATGATTTTACCAGTTAAGCTACGAATAAGTGATATTGGCATGCACTGCTTATGCCTGCTCgcatatttgaagaaacagcTTTTTATTAGTTTCCTATGTGATGTTAGTGATCCGCTATTGGAGAATGATAAATTACAGGTAGACCCCAGTGGACCAAATTTCATGGGGAAACGAGCATTAGAGAGGATTTCACTAAttagaaatatcaaaatccATACGGAATTGGGTCAGCTGGATCAAGGCGAGGGATCCGTGCTGAGAAGCGTAGGTAAACTCGAAGAGTTTTTGGTGGATTTGTTCAGAAATCTGATCAGAAAGGAGGCGGCATGGCCTAGTTGGATAGATTTGGATTTCACCCCTGAAGACCCTGAGGACCCTGAGGAAGAaggaagagaaaatgaCTTAGTAGCAGACTCATCGAACGATGGTAAAGATATAGAAATGAAGAGCGGCACAGAAGAGACGCTTGGTGCGGGCATCCAAGAATCTGTTCAGCATGTCTCGCCCGCAGTTACATCAATTGACCAAGAATCAAGAGTGAACAGCAACACCTCATTAGAAGaatga
- the COQ10 gene encoding ubiquinone-binding protein COQ10 (similar to uniprot|Q08058 Saccharomyces cerevisiae YOL008W Hypothetical ORF), which translates to MLTVGTGKIAMILSFSKLTPCPQASALGKRSFFNLTTEASSKDEQHYVLKRNIRGTPNEVYEVVSEVSNYKDFIPYCTESFVNLRDEKNRPVEAGLRVGFQQYDEKFVCKVQCKELSDLVKSVTAESLSHNLFHVLNSKWVIKAHPGRTDHTEVELILRYQFKSRLYTSVASLFAKSVTELILKAFDRRVYQLKKKGSIETRGMK; encoded by the coding sequence ATGTTGACAGTAGGTACTGGCAAAATTGCTATGATTCTGTCTTTTTCTAAGCTTACACCCTGCCCACAAGCTTCTGCCCTCGGAAAAAGGTCATTTTTTAACTTGACAACCGAAGCATCGTCCAAAGATGAACAACACTATGTGTTAAAAAGGAACATTCGCGGCACTCCAAATGAGGTTTATGAAGTTGTCTCTGAAGTATCCAACTACAAAGACTTTATTCCATACTGCACTGAATCTTTTGTTAATCTGCgtgatgaaaagaacagaCCTGTAGAAGCAGGACTGAGAGTCGGATTTCAACAATACGATGAGAAGTTTGTGTGTAAGGTTCAGTGTAAAGAGCTATCAGATTTAGTCAAGAGCGTTACAGCAGAATCATTGAGTCATAATCTGTTTCATGTGTTAAATTCGAAGTGGGTTATTAAGGCGCATCCTGGCCGTACGGACCATACAGAAGTTGAGTTGATACTGAGGTATCAGTTCAAATCAAGGCTATACACTAGCGTGGCGTCATTATTTGCGAAAAGTGTCACGGAGCTGATATTAAAAGCTTTTGATAGAAGAGTATAccagttgaaaaagaagggCTCCATAGAAACTAGAGGcatgaaatga